Proteins encoded by one window of Carassius auratus strain Wakin chromosome 8, ASM336829v1, whole genome shotgun sequence:
- the LOC113106713 gene encoding serine/threonine-protein kinase SBK1-like produces the protein MIELGSVEEGSSLIDELMELTSQSLCQLEIKEHFNIIKEIGRGKYGRVLLVTHRCKGTPMALKVLPKASTKLQGFLREYCISLHLSCHPCIVGLFGIAFQSNEHYGFAQELVTGRDLFAIIQPRVGIPECAVKRCAVQISCALEFIHQRGLVHRDIKPENILLLDTQCRRVKLADFGLTQRRGTLIRFISGTLPYMAPELCAMVLEEGQKEVTVPPLRVEPTLDTFAFAVLLFCILTGFFPWERCNDSDDFYEEFADWRRSPKKTPVPSQWKRFTPVCMQMFRRMLALDPSERCSVGEVKGYVGKDWVRAKDANGWVGENGEVSTSTPSPCRSSYSDEQ, from the exons ATGATTGAACTGGGCTCAGTGGAGGAGGGCAGCAGTCTGATAGACGAGCTGATGGAGTTAACATCTCAGAGTTTATGTCAGCTCGAGATTAAAGAACACTTCAACATTATTAAAGAGATCGGTCGGGGAAAGTATGGACGTGTGCTGCTGGTCACCCACCGCTGCAAGG GGACTCCGATGGCTCTCAAAGTGCTACCCAAGGCCTCCACCAAACTGCAGGGCTTCCTGAGAGAATACTGCATCTCTTTGCATCTGTCTTGCCACCCATGCATCGTGGGATTGTTTGGAATCGCCTTCCAGTCCAACGAGCACTACGGATTCGCCCAGGAGCTTGTGACAGGACGGGACCTTTTTGCCATCATCCAGCCACGG GTGGGCATCCCTGAATGTGCGGTGAAGCGCTGTGCTGTTCAGATCTCTTGTGCTCTAGAGTTCATCCACCAGCGTGGTCTGGTCCACCGCGACATCAAGCCTGAGAACATTCTGCTGCTGGACACCCAATGCCGGCGGGTCAAACTGGCCGACTTCGGCCTCACCCAGAGACGAGGAACCCTCATACGCTTCATATCGGGCACGCTGCCGTATATGGCTCCAGAGCTGTGCGCCATGGTCTTGGAGGAAGGTCAGAAGGAGGTAACAGTCCCTCCGCTCCGTGTGGAGCCCACTCTAGATACCTTTGCCTTTGCCGTGCTTCTTTTCTGTATCCTCACTGGCTTCTTCCCCTGGGAGCGCTGCAATGACAGCGACGATTTCTACGAGGAATTTGCAGACTGGCGCAGATCGCCGAAGAAAACCCCTGTGCCATCTCAGTGGAAAAGATTCACGCCTGTGTGCATGCAGATGTTCAGAAGGATGTTAGCACTGGATCCCAGTGAGAGGTGCTCTGTAGGGGAGGTCAAAGGTTATGTGGGTAAGGACTGGGTGCGAGCGAAGGACGCCAACGGATGGGTGGGAGAAAATGGGGA